From the genome of Halomonas sp. I5-271120, one region includes:
- the purD gene encoding phosphoribosylamine--glycine ligase yields the protein MKVLIIGGGGREHALAWKVAQSPQVETIYVAPGNAGTLVEPKVSNVDIGATDLAGLEAFARDHAIDLTIVGPEAPLVEGVVDRFQAAGLAIFGPTQAAAQLEGSKSFTKDFLARHAIPSADYQTFTAVEPALAYLAEKGAPIVIKADGLAAGKGVIVAMTAAEAEAAVRDMLEANAFGDAGARVVIEEFLDGEEASFIVMVDGEHVLPMATSQDHKRAGDGDTGPNTGGMGAYSPAPVVTDAVYQRIMDEVILPTVKGMAAEGHPYTGFLYAGLMIDKSGAPKVIEYNCRFGDPETQPIMMRLESDLAALCLAGSQGTLDRESIEWDKRPAVGVVLAAGGYPGSYRKGDVIDGIEAAEDTGCRVFHAGTTQDDQGRVATSGGRVLCVTALGDTVANAQALAYEGVAAIDWQNMSYRRDIGFRAIARES from the coding sequence ATGAAGGTTCTGATCATCGGCGGCGGCGGCCGCGAACATGCCCTGGCCTGGAAGGTCGCTCAGTCTCCTCAGGTCGAGACGATCTACGTGGCGCCTGGCAACGCCGGCACCCTGGTCGAGCCGAAGGTCTCCAACGTCGACATCGGGGCCACCGACCTCGCGGGCCTCGAAGCCTTCGCCCGTGACCACGCCATTGATCTGACCATCGTCGGTCCCGAGGCCCCGCTGGTCGAGGGCGTGGTCGACCGCTTCCAGGCCGCAGGGCTTGCGATCTTCGGGCCGACCCAGGCCGCCGCCCAGCTCGAGGGCTCGAAGTCCTTTACCAAGGACTTCCTGGCTCGTCATGCGATTCCCAGCGCGGACTACCAGACCTTTACCGCCGTGGAACCAGCGCTTGCCTACCTGGCCGAGAAGGGCGCACCGATCGTCATCAAGGCCGACGGCCTGGCCGCCGGCAAGGGCGTGATCGTGGCCATGACCGCAGCCGAGGCCGAAGCGGCGGTCCGTGACATGCTCGAGGCCAATGCCTTCGGCGATGCCGGCGCCCGGGTGGTGATCGAGGAATTCCTCGACGGCGAGGAAGCCAGCTTCATCGTCATGGTCGACGGCGAGCACGTGCTGCCCATGGCCACCAGCCAGGACCACAAGCGTGCCGGCGACGGCGACACCGGCCCCAATACCGGTGGCATGGGGGCCTATTCGCCCGCCCCGGTGGTTACTGATGCCGTCTATCAACGCATCATGGATGAGGTAATCCTGCCCACGGTCAAGGGCATGGCGGCCGAGGGGCATCCCTATACCGGTTTCCTCTACGCGGGCCTGATGATCGACAAGAGCGGCGCGCCCAAGGTGATCGAATACAACTGCCGTTTCGGCGATCCGGAAACCCAGCCGATCATGATGCGACTCGAATCCGACCTCGCCGCACTGTGCCTGGCGGGCAGTCAGGGCACACTTGATCGCGAATCCATCGAGTGGGACAAGCGACCGGCGGTCGGCGTGGTCCTGGCCGCCGGCGGTTACCCGGGCAGCTACCGCAAGGGCGACGTGATCGACGGTATCGAAGCCGCCGAGGACACCGGCTGCCGGGTGTTTCATGCCGGCACTACCCAGGATGACCAAGGTCGGGTCGCGACCAGCGGCGGTCGCGTGTTATGTGTAACCGCCTTGGGAGACACGGTGGCTAACGCCCAGGCCCTGGCCTACGAAGGGGTGGCCGCCATCGACTGGCAGAACATGAGCTACCGTCGCGACATCGGCTTCCGCGCCATCGCCCGCGAGAGCTGA
- the phaR gene encoding polyhydroxyalkanoate synthesis repressor PhaR, translating to MRVIRKYANRRLYDTEQSRYVTLEDLRSLILEEVPFRVEDAKSGEDLTRTILLSIIIEQEQSGGDSEVFSNDLLAQFIRVYDMAQPLPLARYLEQGTQLMMEQQQRMQDQWKEAMRHTPMEMMREMAEENMRFWQKTFQQGPGGSHKDDMGGDKSRDKD from the coding sequence GTGCGCGTGATTCGCAAGTATGCCAACCGCAGGCTCTATGATACCGAACAGAGCCGCTATGTGACGCTCGAAGACCTGCGCAGCCTGATCCTCGAGGAAGTGCCGTTTCGCGTCGAGGACGCCAAGTCCGGTGAAGACCTGACGCGCACCATCCTGCTGTCGATCATCATCGAACAGGAGCAGTCCGGCGGTGACTCAGAGGTATTCTCCAACGACCTGCTGGCCCAGTTCATTCGCGTCTACGATATGGCCCAGCCGCTGCCGCTGGCCCGCTATCTGGAGCAGGGCACCCAGCTGATGATGGAACAGCAGCAGCGTATGCAGGACCAGTGGAAGGAAGCCATGCGCCACACGCCGATGGAAATGATGCGCGAGATGGCCGAAGAGAACATGCGCTTCTGGCAGAAGACCTTTCAACAGGGCCCCGGTGGCAGTCACAAGGACGACATGGGCGGCGACAAAAGTCGCGACAAGGACTGA